The Methanosphaera stadtmanae DSM 3091 genome includes a window with the following:
- the thiC gene encoding phosphomethylpyrimidine synthase has translation MTQMLEAMRGNITEAMKTVAADEKLDPEYIRKMVAKGYIAIPDNNQRETVAVGIGENLRTKVNATIGTSTDINDLDMELEKAKIAEEAGADTLMELSIGGDLDNIRRTVLKNTKKPVGSVPIYQTAVEAIEKDGSAINMDPDDMLKNIEKQAKDGIDFMAIHCSVNRETLKRLKRQGRNGGLVSRGGSFISSWMVHNDCENPLYENYDQVLDIVEEYDVCLSMANAMRAGALTDSTDRAQIQELIVLGELVDRARERGVQTIVEGPGHIPINEIETNINIQKKMCKNAPFYMLGPIVTDIAPAYDHIVSAIGAAQCARYGANFICYVTPAEHLALPGPEDVREGVIATRIGAHAGDLAIDLERFGEDDIAMAHARKSLNWTEQYEHAMWPADAKAIRDKRPPEADDTCTMCGNYCAIKIVNQWLDKADKDAFDN, from the coding sequence ATGACACAAATGCTAGAAGCAATGAGAGGAAACATTACTGAAGCTATGAAAACCGTGGCTGCTGATGAAAAATTAGATCCTGAATATATAAGAAAAATGGTTGCAAAAGGATACATTGCAATTCCAGATAACAACCAAAGAGAAACAGTAGCAGTGGGTATAGGTGAAAACTTAAGAACAAAAGTAAATGCAACAATAGGTACATCCACCGATATTAATGATTTAGACATGGAATTAGAAAAAGCAAAAATTGCTGAAGAAGCAGGAGCAGACACACTTATGGAACTAAGTATAGGTGGAGACTTAGACAACATAAGAAGAACTGTACTTAAAAACACTAAAAAACCTGTAGGTAGCGTACCTATATACCAAACAGCTGTAGAAGCAATAGAAAAAGATGGTTCAGCAATTAACATGGACCCAGATGACATGCTTAAAAACATTGAAAAACAAGCAAAAGACGGGATAGACTTTATGGCTATTCACTGTTCTGTAAACAGAGAAACCTTAAAAAGACTTAAAAGACAAGGAAGAAACGGTGGACTTGTAAGTCGTGGAGGTTCATTCATATCCTCATGGATGGTACACAACGACTGTGAAAACCCATTATATGAAAACTACGATCAAGTTCTTGATATTGTAGAAGAATATGATGTATGTTTAAGTATGGCTAACGCAATGAGAGCAGGAGCACTCACAGACTCTACAGACAGAGCTCAAATACAAGAACTAATTGTATTAGGTGAATTAGTAGACAGAGCAAGAGAAAGAGGAGTACAAACTATTGTAGAAGGACCAGGACACATACCAATCAATGAAATTGAAACAAACATCAACATTCAGAAAAAAATGTGTAAAAACGCACCATTCTATATGTTAGGACCTATTGTAACAGATATTGCACCAGCATACGACCACATAGTATCTGCTATAGGAGCAGCACAATGTGCAAGATATGGAGCAAACTTCATATGTTATGTAACACCTGCAGAACACTTAGCTCTACCAGGACCAGAAGATGTAAGAGAAGGAGTAATTGCTACAAGAATCGGAGCTCACGCAGGAGATTTAGCAATAGACCTTGAAAGATTCGGAGAAGACGATATAGCAATGGCACATGCAAGAAAAAGCTTAAACTGGACAGAACAATATGAACACGCAATGTGGCCAGCAGATGCAAAAGCAATCAGAGATAAAAGACCACCTGAAGCAGATGACACATGTACAATGTGTGGTAACTACTGTGCTATAAAAATAGTAAATCAATGGTTAGACAAAGCAGATAAAGATGCTTTTGATAACTAG
- a CDS encoding carbohydrate kinase family protein, whose product MKNVDLLVLGHTAFDYIMQVREFSKINTSAIIDNMETLHGGAAGNVAVVASKMGLDVGLISCVGNDFEDSDYKKELLNENIDISDMILSQEHKTPTAFCLTNPDDEQMFYFYWGAAKKYHESPVPKEAIDKAKAVHLATGDPEYNIKAGKYAYSQNKLVSFDPGQDLHLYSTNDLKEVVANCNILFGNEHEIEHICDLLEKNIDELMKNGPNMIIQTLGEKGSLIYVKGEDPLKIEAVPTKSFDPTGAGDSYKAAFLSLYLRDNNLKTCGRFASTVSSYIVETQGTQTNIPTREQALIKMNDTWPNEE is encoded by the coding sequence ATGAAAAACGTAGATTTACTAGTATTAGGACATACTGCTTTTGATTATATTATGCAAGTAAGAGAATTTTCAAAAATTAATACCTCAGCTATAATAGATAATATGGAAACATTACATGGTGGAGCTGCTGGTAATGTTGCTGTTGTTGCAAGTAAAATGGGATTAGATGTTGGTCTTATATCCTGTGTTGGTAATGACTTTGAAGATAGTGATTATAAAAAAGAATTACTTAATGAAAATATTGACATATCTGATATGATACTATCCCAAGAACATAAAACACCTACAGCATTTTGTTTAACAAATCCTGATGATGAACAAATGTTTTATTTCTATTGGGGAGCTGCTAAAAAATATCATGAAAGTCCAGTACCTAAAGAAGCTATTGATAAAGCTAAAGCTGTGCATCTTGCAACAGGAGACCCTGAATATAATATAAAAGCAGGAAAATATGCTTATTCACAAAATAAATTAGTATCATTCGATCCAGGACAGGATTTACATCTCTATAGTACTAATGATTTAAAAGAAGTAGTTGCTAATTGTAATATATTATTTGGTAATGAACATGAAATTGAACATATCTGTGATTTACTAGAGAAAAATATTGATGAATTAATGAAAAATGGACCAAATATGATTATTCAAACACTTGGTGAAAAAGGAAGTTTAATCTATGTTAAAGGAGAAGATCCATTAAAAATAGAAGCCGTACCTACCAAATCATTCGACCCTACTGGTGCTGGTGATTCATACAAGGCAGCATTTTTAAGTTTATATTTAAGAGACAATAACCTTAAAACATGTGGTAGATTTGCAAGTACTGTATCATCATATATTGTAGAAACCCAGGGTACACAGACAAATATTCCAACTAGAGAACAAGCACTTATTAAGATGAATGACACATGGCCCAATGAGGAATAA
- a CDS encoding heavy metal-binding domain-containing protein: MFREKLSDYYDRDVIFSIIMGIIVGLLVVYICIIFNLAIWGFNIYLIFAPLIAGFVETYLSQKLTNTTSGAISSIVLFIVTNLIGWLFPAQAITWNVFTIGGIAIMLQAAFPLTVNYILIFLLLLFVYIFGRIGGFIGLLFDKNLFDAPKKISDIGDMDELNILILNNQPKIPIKEYHGLVFAEEIFEFEEKTHNERLEYLGSNLSKKKSIQHRDYLIARDYILLILEKEAVKLNANAIIDIEIEYTNYNQQLPPDMLMAAYGTAVTIDEKYL; encoded by the coding sequence ATGTTTAGAGAGAAATTATCTGATTATTATGATAGAGATGTTATCTTTTCTATTATAATGGGAATAATAGTAGGATTACTTGTTGTATATATCTGTATTATATTTAATCTAGCAATATGGGGATTTAATATATATCTTATATTTGCACCATTAATTGCAGGTTTTGTAGAAACATATCTTTCTCAAAAATTAACAAATACAACATCTGGAGCTATTAGTTCAATAGTATTATTTATAGTAACAAATCTTATTGGCTGGCTATTTCCAGCACAGGCAATTACATGGAATGTATTTACTATTGGTGGAATAGCAATAATGTTACAAGCAGCATTTCCATTAACAGTAAACTACATTCTAATATTTTTATTACTGTTGTTTGTCTATATCTTTGGTAGAATTGGTGGTTTTATAGGGTTGTTATTTGATAAAAATCTATTTGATGCTCCAAAGAAGATAAGTGATATAGGTGATATGGATGAATTAAATATTTTAATTTTAAATAATCAGCCAAAGATACCAATAAAAGAATATCATGGACTTGTATTTGCAGAGGAAATATTTGAATTTGAAGAAAAAACCCATAATGAAAGATTAGAATATTTAGGTTCTAATTTAAGTAAAAAAAAGTCTATACAACATAGAGACTATCTTATTGCAAGGGATTATATTCTATTAATACTTGAAAAAGAGGCAGTTAAACTTAATGCTAATGCTATTATTGATATTGAAATAGAATATACAAATTATAATCAACAGTTACCTCCAGATATGTTAATGGCAGCATATGGTACTGCAGTAACTATTGATGAAAAATATTTATAA
- the nrdD gene encoding anaerobic ribonucleoside-triphosphate reductase: MEVVIMMKDPETIQDTYNLNEIHVIKNDGIKEKFSYEKLVKSCIMINIPLGLAEKIAYKVSKKAHDNITTKEIKNLIYKLLQKENTKLADKYYNNNTLRVRTGRDTIEAFDKSKIANTLIQETQTTPKLADKIATEVYKELKKLQLDYLTAPIIREMVNTKLTENGLESLRRKYTRLGMPVYNITNLIESGNKDNANMMHNPETIHKYVADESLKQYALLNILPHNLADAHMNGTVHIHDLEFFAGRPINCLQHDLRQFIRYGLKVDGTGDHTSVAGCPNHIETLMNHSGEIMLAAQQNMSGGQAMSLWNVFVAPFAAGLPYEKIKQSVEMLIFNLNMAYAARGGQVPFTSIGLEFTVPDFLKNEPAYGPGGKVMGVYGDYEKEVRLLQRAFTEALIKGDAEGKPHLFPNTIYYLRKECLTPEFTEDIERVHFLSAKFGTAYFINMLPKYMGNMANYMGCRTRLSDNWTGDWEKDCLRTGNLAYVTMNLPRIGYNARDETEIFDYLDDYMKIVEDVLLLRRERALKCLNDYNILPFLTQKMGEDPYYMVDNSTLSFGFVGLNEMLLAQTGAGLEDKDSNNLGLKVIQHINDRANELKKETGLRWGVIQTPAESTAYRFATMDREKYPDQVICNGDSNASYYTNSSHVPVDTSLSLPEKIRIESDYHPLTQGGHIFHAFMGESYSDPDSLMSLTNKITHKTDIGFWAYSSALSFCINCKTLMKGLQTKCTHCGETRNVEWYDRITGYVQQVGHAETASGGWNAGKKQELLDRKRWEQ, translated from the coding sequence ATGGAAGTTGTAATTATGATGAAAGATCCTGAAACAATTCAAGATACATATAACCTTAATGAAATTCATGTAATAAAAAATGATGGAATAAAGGAAAAATTCAGTTATGAAAAACTCGTAAAATCATGTATTATGATTAATATCCCATTAGGTTTAGCAGAAAAAATAGCATACAAAGTATCTAAAAAAGCACATGATAACATAACAACCAAAGAAATCAAAAACCTAATATACAAACTACTTCAAAAAGAAAACACTAAACTAGCAGACAAATACTACAACAACAACACACTACGTGTAAGAACAGGTAGAGATACAATAGAAGCATTTGATAAATCAAAAATTGCAAATACATTAATTCAAGAAACACAAACAACACCAAAACTAGCAGATAAAATAGCAACAGAAGTATATAAAGAACTTAAAAAACTACAACTTGACTATCTAACAGCACCAATAATTAGAGAAATGGTTAATACCAAACTAACAGAAAATGGTCTTGAATCATTAAGAAGAAAATACACAAGACTAGGAATGCCAGTATACAACATAACAAATCTAATAGAATCAGGAAATAAAGACAATGCAAATATGATGCATAACCCTGAAACAATACATAAATATGTTGCAGATGAATCTCTAAAACAATATGCACTACTAAATATATTACCACATAACTTGGCAGATGCACATATGAATGGAACAGTACATATACATGATTTAGAATTCTTTGCAGGAAGACCAATAAACTGTTTACAACACGACCTAAGACAATTCATACGATATGGATTAAAAGTAGATGGAACAGGAGACCATACTAGTGTAGCAGGATGTCCAAACCATATTGAAACATTAATGAATCATTCAGGAGAAATAATGTTAGCTGCACAACAAAACATGAGTGGTGGACAAGCAATGAGTCTATGGAATGTGTTTGTAGCACCATTTGCAGCAGGACTTCCATATGAAAAAATAAAACAATCTGTTGAAATGTTAATATTCAACCTAAACATGGCATATGCCGCACGTGGAGGACAAGTACCATTTACAAGTATAGGACTCGAATTTACTGTACCAGACTTCCTTAAAAATGAACCAGCATATGGACCTGGTGGAAAAGTAATGGGAGTATATGGAGATTATGAAAAAGAAGTAAGACTTCTCCAAAGAGCATTCACTGAAGCATTAATTAAAGGAGATGCAGAGGGAAAACCACATCTTTTCCCAAATACAATATACTACCTAAGAAAAGAATGTTTAACACCAGAATTTACCGAAGATATTGAAAGAGTACACTTTTTATCTGCTAAATTTGGAACAGCATACTTCATAAATATGTTACCAAAATACATGGGAAACATGGCAAATTACATGGGATGTCGTACCAGATTATCAGATAACTGGACAGGTGACTGGGAAAAAGATTGTTTAAGAACAGGAAATCTTGCATATGTTACAATGAACCTTCCAAGAATTGGATATAATGCACGTGATGAAACAGAAATCTTCGACTACCTAGATGACTACATGAAAATAGTAGAAGATGTATTACTACTTAGACGTGAAAGAGCCCTAAAATGTTTAAATGATTACAACATACTACCATTTTTAACACAAAAAATGGGTGAAGATCCATATTACATGGTTGATAACAGTACATTATCCTTTGGATTTGTAGGATTAAATGAAATGCTTCTTGCACAAACTGGTGCTGGACTTGAAGATAAAGACTCAAATAATCTTGGATTAAAAGTAATTCAACACATAAATGACAGAGCAAATGAACTTAAGAAAGAAACAGGACTAAGATGGGGAGTTATACAAACACCAGCAGAAAGTACTGCATATAGATTTGCAACCATGGACAGAGAAAAATATCCTGACCAAGTAATATGTAATGGAGATAGTAATGCTTCCTACTATACAAACAGTAGCCACGTACCTGTAGATACCTCACTAAGTTTACCAGAAAAAATAAGAATTGAATCAGACTATCATCCTCTAACACAAGGTGGACACATATTCCATGCATTTATGGGAGAATCATACAGTGACCCTGATAGTTTAATGAGTTTAACTAATAAAATTACACATAAAACAGATATTGGATTCTGGGCATACAGTAGTGCTTTAAGTTTCTGTATAAATTGTAAAACATTGATGAAAGGATTACAAACTAAATGTACACATTGTGGAGAAACTAGAAATGTTGAATGGTATGATAGAATTACAGGATATGTTCAACAAGTAGGTCATGCAGAAACTGCTTCTGGTGGATGGAATGCAGGTAAAAAACAAGAATTATTAGATAGAAAAAGATGGGAACAATAA
- the polC gene encoding DNA polymerase II large subunit, whose translation MDYFGMLEEKTKELYAIAREARKQGKDLELEPEIPLAKDLAERVEGLVGPEGVAKRIKELEKSMSREEVAFQIAKEIATKDDVEGQPNDYEVQEANADSAIRTALAILTEGVVAAPLEGIAKVKIKDNSDGTKCFGVYFAGPIRSAGGTAAALAVLLGDYIRMSQGLDRYKPTDDEIERYVEEVELYESEVTNLQYSPTPDEVRLAIRGIPVEVTGEQTDPVEVQNRDLPRVETNNLRGGALLAVAEGVIQKSRKIVKYAKTLKIDGWDWLEYFTAPKSTKEEEKKKEESSENKPKKKAKYMEDIIGGRPVMSYPGAKGGFRLRYGRTRDSGLASMAIHPATMEIVEFLAIGTQMKIEKPGKGNCVVPCDSIEGPIVKLKNGDVIQVNDVSKAISIRRDVNEIIFLGDMLVAFGEYLRGNIPLDVSAWCEEWWAQEIEASEYFKETHDTFGIDFNENMELNALLKLDIDAKKAFDIAKKTNTPLHPKFTFYYNDVTKEELNDLHNYLYSLIDSPEDVFKSDMNRIPIDYHKRIIEVLGIPHHVNNKSLIMSNDNLYTLMSVLNKSLSPDEDMETIEAVNMISPVSIKSKAPTYIGGRVGRPEKTKERLMKPAPHSLFPIGNYAGNIRNIVEAAKKGTIKVTLAKCKCTNPDCKVSSFKALCPVCGSRTELESSAAKNIKLDKLLMDAFENVNVRRLDEVKGVKGLISEDKYPEPLEKGILRARNDVFTYRDGTIRHDSTDLPLTHFIPREVGVPYEKILEMGYTEDIYGKPITNDNQIIEIKIQDIVVSESCGDYLLKVSKFIDDLLIRYYHMEPFYNAENRVDLVGHLIAGLAPHTSAGVLGRIVGFTKASCCYAHPYFHSAKRRNCDSDEDAVMLLLDALLNFGKTYLPSTRGGSMDAPLVLSIRIDPEEIDDESHNIDCMKRIPLEIYHKTEEGGVKPSDVNDLVDNVESRLGTDNQYHGLMYSHPTSSIHAGPKICLYKTLQTMTDKVESQIALAELLRAVDQKGVVEGVLNSHFLPDMAGNIRAFSRQKVRCTKCGAKYRRIPLSGECTCGNNLILSISKGSVLKYLDISKDLSHRYPINPYVVERIEILETGINSLFESDKSKQSSLDAFF comes from the coding sequence ATGGATTATTTTGGAATGCTTGAAGAAAAAACTAAAGAACTATATGCTATTGCCAGAGAAGCACGTAAACAAGGAAAAGATTTAGAATTAGAACCTGAAATACCCCTTGCAAAGGACTTGGCCGAAAGAGTAGAGGGACTTGTTGGTCCAGAAGGCGTTGCAAAAAGAATAAAAGAATTAGAAAAAAGTATGTCAAGAGAAGAAGTTGCATTCCAAATAGCTAAAGAAATTGCAACTAAAGATGATGTTGAAGGACAACCAAATGATTATGAAGTTCAAGAAGCAAATGCAGATAGTGCTATACGTACTGCTCTTGCTATATTAACAGAAGGAGTAGTAGCCGCTCCTCTAGAAGGTATTGCTAAGGTTAAAATTAAAGATAATAGTGATGGAACTAAATGTTTTGGTGTGTATTTTGCTGGACCTATTCGTAGTGCTGGAGGTACTGCTGCTGCACTAGCTGTACTTCTTGGTGATTATATTCGTATGTCCCAAGGACTTGACAGATATAAACCTACTGATGATGAAATAGAGCGATATGTTGAAGAAGTTGAATTATATGAATCTGAAGTAACAAATCTTCAATATTCCCCTACACCTGATGAAGTTAGATTAGCTATTAGAGGAATTCCTGTAGAAGTTACTGGTGAACAAACAGATCCTGTTGAGGTACAAAACAGAGATCTTCCACGTGTAGAAACTAACAATCTTCGTGGAGGAGCACTTCTTGCTGTTGCTGAAGGAGTTATTCAAAAATCAAGAAAGATTGTTAAATATGCTAAAACTCTTAAAATTGATGGATGGGATTGGCTTGAATATTTTACAGCTCCTAAATCTACAAAAGAGGAAGAGAAGAAAAAAGAAGAATCTTCAGAGAATAAACCTAAGAAGAAAGCTAAATACATGGAAGATATCATTGGTGGAAGACCAGTTATGTCATATCCTGGTGCAAAAGGTGGTTTTAGACTACGATATGGACGTACACGTGATAGTGGTTTAGCTTCTATGGCTATACATCCTGCTACCATGGAAATTGTTGAATTTCTAGCTATAGGTACACAGATGAAAATTGAAAAACCTGGTAAAGGTAATTGTGTTGTACCTTGTGATTCTATTGAAGGACCTATTGTTAAGTTAAAAAATGGTGATGTTATTCAGGTAAATGATGTGTCCAAGGCAATTAGTATTAGAAGAGATGTTAATGAAATAATATTCCTTGGTGATATGCTTGTTGCATTTGGAGAATATCTTCGTGGAAATATTCCACTTGATGTTTCAGCTTGGTGTGAGGAATGGTGGGCTCAAGAAATTGAAGCTTCAGAATACTTTAAAGAAACTCATGATACGTTTGGAATTGATTTTAATGAGAATATGGAGTTAAATGCCCTTCTTAAATTAGATATTGATGCTAAAAAAGCATTTGATATTGCTAAAAAAACAAATACACCACTTCATCCTAAGTTTACATTTTATTATAATGATGTAACAAAAGAGGAATTGAATGACTTGCACAATTATTTATATAGTTTAATTGATAGTCCAGAAGATGTATTTAAATCTGATATGAATCGTATACCTATTGATTATCATAAAAGAATTATTGAAGTTCTTGGAATTCCACATCATGTGAATAATAAATCATTAATTATGTCTAATGATAATTTATATACTTTGATGAGTGTTCTTAATAAATCATTATCTCCAGATGAAGATATGGAAACTATTGAAGCTGTTAATATGATTAGTCCAGTTTCTATTAAATCTAAGGCTCCAACTTATATAGGTGGTCGTGTAGGTCGTCCTGAAAAAACTAAGGAACGTCTTATGAAACCTGCCCCTCATTCACTTTTCCCTATTGGAAATTATGCTGGTAATATTCGTAACATTGTTGAGGCTGCAAAGAAAGGTACTATCAAGGTAACACTTGCTAAGTGTAAATGTACTAATCCTGATTGTAAAGTTTCATCATTTAAGGCTTTGTGTCCTGTTTGTGGAAGTAGAACTGAGCTTGAAAGTTCTGCTGCTAAGAATATTAAATTAGATAAGTTACTTATGGATGCATTTGAGAATGTTAATGTAAGACGTTTAGATGAGGTAAAAGGTGTTAAAGGATTGATTTCTGAGGATAAATATCCTGAACCATTAGAAAAAGGTATTTTACGTGCTCGTAATGATGTTTTCACATATCGTGATGGTACTATCAGACATGATTCTACAGATTTGCCCTTAACACATTTTATTCCAAGGGAAGTTGGAGTTCCATATGAAAAAATTCTAGAAATGGGATATACTGAAGATATATATGGCAAGCCTATAACTAATGATAATCAAATTATTGAAATTAAGATTCAGGATATTGTTGTTAGTGAAAGTTGTGGTGATTATCTTCTAAAGGTTTCTAAATTTATTGATGATTTACTCATACGTTATTATCATATGGAACCATTTTATAATGCTGAAAATAGGGTTGATTTAGTTGGTCATTTAATTGCAGGTCTTGCACCACACACATCTGCTGGTGTTTTAGGACGTATTGTAGGATTTACTAAGGCATCCTGTTGTTATGCACATCCTTATTTCCATTCTGCAAAAAGACGAAATTGTGATAGTGATGAAGATGCTGTAATGTTACTTCTAGATGCATTGTTAAACTTTGGTAAAACATATCTTCCAAGTACTCGTGGTGGAAGTATGGATGCTCCTTTAGTTTTAAGTATTAGAATTGATCCTGAGGAAATTGATGATGAATCACATAATATTGATTGTATGAAAAGAATTCCTTTAGAAATTTATCATAAAACTGAAGAAGGTGGTGTTAAACCATCTGATGTTAATGATTTAGTTGATAATGTGGAATCAAGATTAGGTACTGATAATCAGTATCATGGTCTTATGTATTCCCATCCAACTAGTTCGATACATGCCGGACCAAAAATTTGTTTGTATAAGACTCTACAGACTATGACAGACAAAGTTGAAAGTCAAATTGCACTTGCCGAACTACTAAGAGCAGTTGATCAAAAAGGTGTTGTAGAGGGTGTTTTAAACTCCCACTTCCTACCTGATATGGCAGGAAATATTAGAGCATTCTCACGCCAGAAAGTAAGGTGTACTAAATGTGGAGCTAAATACAGACGTATTCCACTATCAGGAGAATGTACTTGTGGAAATAACTTAATTTTAAGTATTTCAAAAGGATCTGTTCTTAAGTATCTAGACATATCTAAGGATTTATCACACAGATATCCAATAAATCCGTATGTTGTAGAACGTATTGAAATATTAGAGACAGGAATTAACTCATTATTTGAAAGCGACAAATCTAAACAGAGTTCATTAGATGCATTTTTCTAG
- a CDS encoding ATP-dependent DNA ligase, whose protein sequence is MTNTSYEKLVEVYEKISSTSSRLEKQDIIADFLMYIKETDADITYDITLLLQGKIFPPWSDKEMGISTQLIIKALSNLLGESTKSIENKLAEVGDMGEISEELIKNNKQVTFFKVPLTVKKVLSNLRKTESITGSKSQNKKINYLLELYTSASPLEAKYITRTITERLRIGVGEGTLVEAIAQAYNIDKEIIDRAYMLSNDLGEVASRAQESIESVKSLTITPGKPIKPMLAQLSPGIKESITEMKKVICETKYDGIRVQIHHYNNKTKIFTRRLENVTNALPEVVEYIEEALPSKDFIVEGEVIATKDNKPISFQYILQRVKRKYDIDKMREKIPLKVFLFDVLYYDKPTAELPIIQRRQLLEEIVTTSKNVELSTMKIVSQENYTEAEKLFTWSIDEGHEGIMFKDVTSPYSPGKRGKNMLKYKPLRETLDCVITGGTYGKGKRAKFFGSYLLSLLDEKTGEYKTLVHAATGMDDDLLASLTKRMEKLIISKSEQNVLFKPKVILEIAYSEIVESNEYESGYSLRFPAIKGVRDDIGLDEVDTLSKLHQMIDLQK, encoded by the coding sequence ATGACAAATACTTCTTATGAAAAATTAGTTGAGGTATATGAAAAAATCAGTAGTACATCAAGTCGTCTAGAAAAACAAGATATTATAGCCGATTTTCTTATGTATATAAAAGAAACTGATGCTGATATAACATATGATATTACTCTATTACTTCAAGGTAAAATATTTCCACCATGGAGTGATAAAGAAATGGGTATATCAACTCAACTAATAATAAAAGCACTATCCAATCTATTAGGTGAAAGTACAAAATCCATAGAAAATAAGTTAGCAGAAGTAGGGGATATGGGGGAAATATCAGAGGAACTTATTAAGAATAACAAACAAGTAACATTCTTCAAAGTACCATTAACTGTTAAGAAAGTACTATCAAATCTTAGAAAAACAGAATCAATAACTGGAAGTAAATCACAAAACAAAAAAATAAACTATCTTCTAGAATTATATACTTCAGCTTCACCTCTCGAGGCAAAATATATTACAAGAACAATAACAGAAAGATTAAGGATAGGTGTGGGTGAAGGAACACTAGTTGAGGCAATAGCTCAAGCATATAATATTGATAAAGAAATTATTGATAGAGCATATATGTTATCAAATGATCTTGGAGAAGTAGCATCTCGAGCACAAGAATCCATAGAATCAGTAAAAAGCTTAACAATAACACCAGGAAAACCAATAAAACCAATGTTAGCACAATTAAGTCCAGGTATTAAAGAAAGTATTACTGAGATGAAAAAGGTAATATGTGAAACAAAGTATGATGGAATAAGGGTTCAAATTCATCATTATAACAATAAAACAAAGATATTTACAAGACGTTTAGAAAATGTAACAAATGCCCTACCTGAAGTAGTAGAATATATAGAAGAAGCCCTACCTTCTAAGGATTTTATTGTTGAAGGAGAAGTAATAGCAACAAAAGATAACAAACCAATATCATTCCAATACATACTTCAACGTGTAAAACGTAAATATGATATTGATAAAATGAGGGAGAAAATACCTTTAAAAGTATTTTTATTCGATGTATTATATTATGATAAGCCAACAGCAGAACTACCAATAATTCAAAGAAGACAATTACTTGAAGAGATTGTTACAACAAGTAAAAATGTGGAACTAAGTACTATGAAAATAGTTTCTCAAGAAAATTATACAGAAGCAGAAAAATTATTCACATGGTCTATAGATGAAGGACATGAAGGTATAATGTTTAAAGATGTTACAAGTCCCTATTCTCCAGGTAAACGTGGAAAAAACATGCTTAAATACAAACCATTACGTGAAACACTTGATTGTGTAATAACAGGTGGAACTTATGGTAAAGGTAAAAGAGCTAAATTCTTTGGATCGTATTTATTATCCTTACTTGATGAGAAAACTGGGGAATATAAAACATTAGTTCATGCAGCAACAGGTATGGATGATGATCTCTTAGCTTCCCTTACAAAACGGATGGAAAAACTAATAATATCTAAATCAGAACAGAACGTTCTTTTCAAACCAAAAGTAATACTTGAAATTGCATATAGTGAAATTGTAGAAAGTAATGAATATGAATCAGGTTATTCACTACGTTTTCCAGCAATAAAAGGAGTTCGTGATGATATTGGTCTTGATGAGGTAGATACTTTAAGTAAACTTCATCAGATGATAGACTTACAAAAATAA
- a CDS encoding exodeoxyribonuclease VII large subunit, with translation MHDKEIFKITLTTTILGLIGLIILSGYVNPEELSVNEIDKSKIDNQVKVTGIIENYTITKTGTMIITLNDGSNVIKVVIFPSTSLNTTLYNGMNITVTARVVEYNGEMELIIEKSKNLEINS, from the coding sequence ATGCATGATAAAGAAATATTTAAAATAACATTAACAACAACAATACTGGGACTTATAGGATTAATTATCTTATCAGGGTATGTAAATCCAGAGGAGTTATCAGTAAATGAAATTGATAAATCAAAAATAGATAATCAAGTGAAAGTCACTGGAATTATTGAAAACTACACTATTACTAAAACTGGAACGATGATTATTACATTAAATGATGGAAGTAATGTGATAAAAGTAGTTATCTTTCCAAGTACCTCATTAAATACCACATTATATAATGGAATGAATATTACAGTTACAGCAAGGGTAGTAGAATATAATGGGGAGATGGAATTAATTATTGAGAAGTCAAAAAATTTAGAAATAAATTCTTAA